CCGTTCACCGACACGTACGCACGACCGTTCGCGACATCGATGTCGATGTCACCGTCGAGATCGGCGATATCGAGCAAGCCCTCGATGTAGTCGGCCGCGAGATCGCCGTCGGCCTCCAGCTCCTCGAGGGCCGGATCCTCGTGCACGCGGTCGGCGGTTGCCTCGTCAGTGCTCACAGTGACCTCACTTTTTCTTCTTCTTGGCGCGCTTCGCGCTGACCGGCTGCTGACGCTGACCCTGCGGCTTCGGCTGCTCGGAGACCTCGAGCGCGCGCACCTCGTCGTCGGTCAGCTTACCCTTCGCCTTCAGGCGGGCCTGACGCGCCCGCCAGGCGTCGCTGCCCGGGGTCGGCATGCTGCGGATCACGATGAACTGCTGGCCCATCGTCCACAGGTTCGACGAGAACCAGTAGATGTTGAGCGCGAGAGGGAACGCGACGCCCGAGAACAGGAACGCGAAGGGGATGATGTAGAGCAGGATCTTCTGCTGGCGGTACATCGGCGAGTTCTTCGTCTCATCCGAGACGTTCTTCGACATGATCTGCAGCTGGGTGAAGAACTGCGAGGCGATCATCAGCACCATGATCGCGCCGAGCAGCGCGACGACCATCCAGTTGCCGGTCTCCCAGCCCTGCGTGAAGTTCATCTTGAGCGGAGCGCCGAAGATCGACGCCGCGTTGAAGCTCTCGGTCAGATCCTGCGTCATGAAGCCGATGCCGGTCTTGTTCTCAGCTGCGTGACGCAGCACGTAGAAGAGCGAGAAGAAGATGGGCATCTGGATGAGGATCGGCAGGCACGATGCGAACGGATTGGTGCCGTGCTTCTTGTACAGCGCCATGGTCTCGCGGCTCATCGCCTCGCGCGAGAACTGATCCTTCTTGCCCCGGTACTTGTCCTGAACCTTCTTCAGCTCGGGCGCGATCTCCATCATGCGGCGCTGCGACTTGATCTGCCGCACCATCACCGGGATGAGCGCCGAGCGCACCACGACCACGAGGCCGATGATCGACAGCACCCAGGTCACACCCGAGGCCGGATCCATGCCCATCGCGGTGAAGAGCCAGTGCCACGCCCACAGCACCAGCTCGACGAGCCAACGCAGCGGCCAGAGTATCGTTTCGAAGAAGTCCACCGGGATCAGGCCTTTCGCTCGATGGGGCGGACGAAGCCGCGCTGATTGATGAAGAAGTTCTGGCGCCGCCCGGGCGAAACATCATCGACACCGCCGGGGCTGAACGGGTTGCAGCGCAGCAAGCGCCAGGTCGTCATGAGCGATCCGACGAGAAAGCCGCGCAGTTGATACGCCTCCACAGCGTACCGGGAACACGATGGATAATACCTGCACACCTGGCCGTAGAGCGGCGAGATGAAGCGGCGGTAGAGGTGCATGAAGCCGATCATCAGGTTCCGAGGCAGGAACCAGAGTTCGTAGGCCGCGCGCCTCATCGCTGCTCCCCGGCGACGAGCTCGCGCTCGACGCGGTCGAGCGCTCGATTCATCTCGCGCTCGAGCTCGGAGAACGGCGCACCCGCCGCCGCAGGCAGCGCCCGGAAGACCACGTCGACGCCCCGTATGCCACTGCGGATGCGGCGCTCCACCACACTCTTCATCCGACGACGCACCAGATTGCGGGTCACCGCGTTTCCGACGGCCTTCGAGATGATGAACCCGAAGCGGGCGGGGGGAACCGGATCCGACCCTTCTGCGCGCTCGCCGCCCCCGGCCGGCGCGCCGGCCTGCGAGGAGGCATCGAGCCGACCGGTCGGAGAACGCAAAACCGCGTGGGTGATGCAGTACGCACCACCCACGCGGCGTCCGGTTCGCACGGCGAACCGATAATCCTCACCCCGGGTGACGCGATGCCGCTTGG
The genomic region above belongs to Leucobacter muris and contains:
- the yidC gene encoding membrane protein insertase YidC, with amino-acid sequence MDFFETILWPLRWLVELVLWAWHWLFTAMGMDPASGVTWVLSIIGLVVVVRSALIPVMVRQIKSQRRMMEIAPELKKVQDKYRGKKDQFSREAMSRETMALYKKHGTNPFASCLPILIQMPIFFSLFYVLRHAAENKTGIGFMTQDLTESFNAASIFGAPLKMNFTQGWETGNWMVVALLGAIMVLMIASQFFTQLQIMSKNVSDETKNSPMYRQQKILLYIIPFAFLFSGVAFPLALNIYWFSSNLWTMGQQFIVIRSMPTPGSDAWRARQARLKAKGKLTDDEVRALEVSEQPKPQGQRQQPVSAKRAKKKKK
- the yidD gene encoding membrane protein insertion efficiency factor YidD, giving the protein MRRAAYELWFLPRNLMIGFMHLYRRFISPLYGQVCRYYPSCSRYAVEAYQLRGFLVGSLMTTWRLLRCNPFSPGGVDDVSPGRRQNFFINQRGFVRPIERKA
- the rnpA gene encoding ribonuclease P protein component — protein: MPAKRHRVTRGEDYRFAVRTGRRVGGAYCITHAVLRSPTGRLDASSQAGAPAGGGERAEGSDPVPPARFGFIISKAVGNAVTRNLVRRRMKSVVERRIRSGIRGVDVVFRALPAAAGAPFSELEREMNRALDRVERELVAGEQR